From Erigeron canadensis isolate Cc75 chromosome 8, C_canadensis_v1, whole genome shotgun sequence, one genomic window encodes:
- the LOC122610533 gene encoding uncharacterized protein LOC122610533 — protein sequence MAGDDDQTKNKNGEGPSGGSSSGITYESPYYLHPSDYPKQLHVNEVLTDNNFADWNQEMTNFLFAKNKMEFVDGTIKKPEKTEKNYMLWMRVDAMIKGWLTTAMEKNIRNSVKYAGTASEIWADLNERFGKESAPRAYELKQKIASTRQNGASVSTYFTQLRSIWDEAQSIHPFPRCSCDKCECDVGKKINEHQEKERLYEFLMGLDSEFTVIKTQILATKPVPSLGTAYHLVAEDERQRSISSEGRIQPEPAAFKVGQKRDFLAGRNKEKEGRS from the exons ATGGCAGGAGACGACGatcaaaccaaaaacaaaaacggTGAAGGTCCTAGCGGTGGTTCTAGCAGTGGAATCACATATGAGTCACCCTACTACCTTCATCCTTCCGACTACCCCAAACAACTTCACGTAAATGAAGTCCTCACAGACAACAACTTTGCCGATTGGAACCAAGAGATGACAAACTTCTTATTTGCAAAAAACAAAATGGAATTTGTCGATGGGACGATCAAGAAACCTGAGAAAACTGAGAAAAACTACATGCTGTGGATGcgtgttgatgctatgataaaGGGATGGTTGACAACAGCCATGGAGAAAAATATACGCAACAGTGTCAAGTATGCAGGAACAGCATCAGAGATTTGGGCAGACCTGAATGAACGTTTCGGTAAAGAGAGCGCTCCTCGGGCGTATGAATTGAAACAGAAAATTGCTTCTACTCGACAAAACGGCGCTTCCGTGTCAACATATTTCACCCAACTACGGTCCATATGGGATGAAGCTCAATCCATACATCCTTTTCCACGTTGTTCTTGTGACAAGTGTGAATGTGATGTGGGCAAGAAGATCAATGAACATCAAGAGAAGGAACGTCTTTATGAATTTTTAATGGGGTTAGATTCAGAATTCACTGTTATTAAGACTCAAATTCTGGCAACCAAACCAGTTCCCTCACTAGGCACTGCGTATCACTTAGTGGCGGAAGACGAGAGACAGAGAAGTATTTCGAGTGAAGGAAGGATACAACCAGAGCCCGCTGCATTCAAAGTTGGACAGAAACGAGATTTCTTAGCTGGACGAAACAAAGAAAAGGAAG GAAGGTCATAA